A region from the Sutcliffiella horikoshii genome encodes:
- the hemH gene encoding ferrochelatase, with protein sequence MSKKTMGLLVMAYGTPYKEEDLERYYTHIRRGRKPSDEMLQDLRDRYDAIGGISPLARITEQQANALGDHLNNIQDDIEFKVYHGLKHIEPFVEDAVQQMKADGIKEAVSIVLAPHFSTFSVKSYNGRAQEEAEKIGGPSIVSVESWYDEPKFIQYWVDRVQETFGSMDESEREKAVLIVSAHSLPEKIIQMGDPYPNQLQETADLIAKGAGINNYEIAWQSEGNTPDPWLGPDVQDITRDLHKDKGYTSFVYTPVGFVSDHLEVLYDNDYECKIVTDEIGAKYYRPEMPNTQPEFIDAMATVVLEELKKVSQ encoded by the coding sequence ATGTCCAAAAAAACAATGGGCTTGTTGGTAATGGCATACGGTACACCATATAAAGAAGAAGACCTAGAAAGATACTACACACACATCCGTCGCGGCAGAAAGCCATCTGACGAAATGCTGCAGGACCTGCGCGACAGATATGACGCAATTGGAGGAATCTCTCCACTGGCACGCATCACAGAACAACAAGCAAACGCCTTAGGCGATCACCTGAACAATATTCAAGACGACATCGAGTTTAAAGTGTACCATGGCTTAAAACATATCGAACCATTCGTAGAAGATGCAGTTCAGCAAATGAAAGCAGATGGAATTAAAGAAGCGGTAAGTATCGTACTTGCTCCTCACTTCTCGACTTTCAGCGTTAAATCATACAACGGACGAGCACAAGAAGAAGCAGAAAAAATCGGTGGCCCATCCATCGTTTCTGTTGAAAGCTGGTATGACGAGCCGAAATTTATCCAGTACTGGGTAGATAGAGTGCAAGAAACGTTTGGATCAATGGATGAAAGTGAACGTGAAAAAGCAGTACTGATTGTTTCAGCACACAGTCTTCCAGAAAAGATCATTCAAATGGGAGACCCATATCCAAACCAACTTCAAGAAACTGCAGACCTGATTGCAAAGGGTGCAGGAATCAATAACTACGAAATTGCATGGCAAAGTGAAGGGAACACACCAGACCCATGGTTAGGGCCGGATGTTCAAGATATCACCCGTGACCTTCATAAAGACAAAGGATATACGTCCTTCGTTTACACTCCGGTAGGTTTTGTATCTGATCACTTGGAAGTTTTATATGACAATGACTACGAGTGTAAGATTGTAACAGATGAAATCGGTGCAAAATACTACCGCCCGGAAATGCCGAATACACAACCAGAATTTATTGATGCGATGGCTACCGTCGTATTGGAAGAATTAAAGAAAGTATCTCAGTAA
- the hemY gene encoding protoporphyrinogen oxidase — MNEEKKRVVIIGGGITGLAAAYYLQKEKKEKNLDIEITLIEASNRLGGKIQTVQRDGFTIERGPDSFLARKLSAGRLVKEAGLEDQLVHNSTGQAYILLKGQLHPMPEGAVMGIPTKLSPFVTTGLFSPIGKMRAAADLILPASNNGGEDQSLGSFFRRRLGDEVVENLIEPLLSGIYAGDIDKLSLQATFPQFQQVEEKYRSLILGMKQTTPKQKPAPAQKKKGMFQTLRGGLQTLVDALEEKLDQVTILKAVKVDSIKKTADQYSLSLSNGKTVHCDNVIISTPHHATAGLIPEADYLAPLQQMSSTSVATIAMAFDESALKQDIDGTGFVVSRNNDYTITACTWTHKKWPHTTPKGKVILRCYVGRVGEEAIVDQSDEEIKKVVLDDLNKIMEVGAEPEFTIVTRWREAMPQYAVGHKKMLQEMNDRLSEEMPGVYLAGSSFEGVGLPDCIDSGEAAVQAVLNSIKNKPVAQV; from the coding sequence ATGAACGAGGAGAAAAAAAGGGTTGTCATCATCGGTGGAGGCATTACTGGCCTAGCTGCCGCCTATTATCTTCAAAAGGAAAAAAAAGAGAAAAACCTTGATATAGAGATCACCCTGATTGAAGCAAGCAATCGACTTGGAGGAAAGATCCAAACAGTCCAACGTGATGGGTTCACCATTGAACGTGGTCCAGATAGCTTCCTTGCTAGAAAGCTAAGTGCAGGAAGATTGGTAAAAGAAGCAGGTCTTGAAGATCAATTAGTTCATAATTCAACTGGTCAGGCCTACATCCTGCTAAAAGGACAACTGCATCCGATGCCAGAAGGAGCTGTAATGGGTATTCCTACAAAACTGTCACCATTTGTTACGACGGGATTATTTTCCCCGATCGGTAAAATGCGTGCAGCAGCGGACCTTATCCTTCCTGCTTCAAACAATGGCGGTGAAGACCAGTCTCTAGGTTCTTTCTTCCGCAGAAGACTCGGGGATGAAGTGGTGGAAAACTTAATTGAACCGTTGTTATCCGGCATTTATGCCGGTGACATCGATAAACTAAGCCTTCAAGCTACTTTCCCGCAATTTCAGCAAGTGGAAGAAAAATACCGCAGCTTAATACTCGGGATGAAACAGACAACTCCCAAACAAAAGCCTGCACCAGCCCAGAAGAAAAAAGGCATGTTCCAGACATTACGCGGTGGGCTTCAAACGCTTGTAGATGCTCTGGAAGAAAAGCTAGATCAAGTAACCATCTTAAAAGCTGTGAAAGTTGACTCTATTAAGAAAACAGCGGACCAGTATTCTCTATCTTTAAGTAATGGGAAAACCGTCCACTGTGATAATGTCATCATTTCAACTCCTCATCATGCTACAGCTGGCCTGATTCCTGAAGCGGACTATCTTGCTCCACTGCAACAGATGTCCTCTACATCTGTTGCGACCATTGCGATGGCTTTTGATGAATCAGCACTTAAACAAGACATTGACGGTACTGGATTTGTCGTGTCGAGAAACAATGATTATACGATTACAGCTTGTACTTGGACCCATAAAAAGTGGCCGCATACAACACCAAAAGGGAAAGTAATCCTACGCTGTTATGTTGGTAGAGTGGGAGAGGAAGCAATCGTTGATCAGAGTGATGAGGAAATAAAGAAAGTCGTACTGGATGACCTTAACAAAATCATGGAGGTCGGTGCGGAGCCTGAGTTTACGATTGTCACCCGTTGGAGAGAAGCAATGCCACAATATGCTGTCGGACATAAAAAGATGCTACAAGAGATGAATGACCGTCTATCAGAAGAGATGCCGGGAGTATATCTTGCTGGAAGTTCTTTTGAAGGGGTCGGACTGCCTGACTGCATCGATTCTGGTGAAG
- a CDS encoding transglycosylase domain-containing protein has product MKAILSKKYFLFPFILACIASIGLIGYIFIILLGDYVIDEKKLIMDSTTTMVDENGNEIASLFFENREIVEINKIPTHVREAFVAVEDNRFYEHRGIDVRAIGRAVYRDILARSKVEGGSTLTQQLAKNIFLTNEKSWLRKTKEAVIAINLERRYTKNEILEMYLNQIYFGHGAYGVQAASQLYFNKNVEDLTVEQGALLAALPKAPNGYSPINHPEEAKKRRDLVLHLMEDQGYIEAEEAVGLMGKTLGLDIVESPEKQAYLTYIDMVMEEAEEKYGFTPEELHRGGYKILVPMNVAAQDAAFQRFQDNQYFPGTNENVEGAFVMMDQHNGGVMAVIGGRNYVTKGINRVNIRRQPGSTFKPLAVYAPALEEGKYEPYSLLKDELLSYKDGQEVYKPRNYHHQYKNEVTMYEAIKDSLNAPAVWALNELGIKKSKSYLEKLDLAIPDNGLAIALGGLKEGVTPLELTKAYRSFGNNGKIVEPYFIQEIRTRKGEVIAKAKKAEKKVFSPQTAWNMTRMLEGVVQDGSAQAGELQGELAGKTGTTNYPGVDNAIKDTWFVGYTQDVIGTVWMGYDTTTPEQHLTAGGAYPTRLLKDILRDAGLDNGAFSVPVGVTDLENPITMPESIQLKGSMTFHPLSLFTVDLEWSEAEDDRIVYRIYSVSGDKESLIGEVSGDHQYSVKNINIFNVPEYYVIPYNTQTKKEGNPSKTLKPTFR; this is encoded by the coding sequence ATCAAAGCAATCTTGTCAAAAAAGTACTTCCTTTTTCCATTTATTTTAGCATGTATTGCTTCTATAGGACTAATAGGTTATATCTTTATCATTTTATTAGGAGACTATGTCATTGATGAAAAGAAATTGATTATGGATTCTACGACAACCATGGTGGATGAAAACGGAAATGAGATAGCCTCGCTTTTTTTTGAAAACAGGGAAATTGTAGAGATAAACAAAATCCCAACCCATGTCAGAGAGGCATTTGTGGCAGTGGAGGACAACCGCTTTTATGAACATAGAGGTATTGATGTTCGAGCCATTGGAAGAGCGGTCTACCGTGATATTCTGGCAAGAAGCAAGGTGGAGGGGGGAAGCACCCTCACTCAGCAGCTGGCTAAAAACATTTTCTTGACCAATGAAAAATCTTGGCTTCGAAAAACGAAAGAAGCTGTAATAGCCATAAACCTTGAACGTAGGTACACAAAGAATGAAATCTTGGAAATGTATTTGAATCAAATATATTTTGGGCATGGTGCATATGGCGTCCAAGCGGCATCACAGCTTTATTTTAATAAGAATGTTGAAGACTTGACGGTAGAGCAAGGGGCTTTGTTGGCGGCTCTTCCAAAGGCACCTAACGGATACTCTCCCATTAACCATCCAGAGGAAGCGAAAAAAAGAAGAGATCTTGTCTTGCACCTTATGGAAGACCAAGGCTATATAGAGGCGGAAGAAGCTGTCGGGTTAATGGGGAAAACATTGGGCCTGGATATTGTAGAATCGCCAGAAAAACAGGCTTATTTAACGTATATCGATATGGTGATGGAAGAAGCAGAGGAGAAATATGGCTTTACTCCGGAGGAATTGCATAGAGGTGGGTATAAAATATTGGTTCCGATGAATGTTGCTGCTCAGGATGCTGCATTTCAACGTTTTCAGGACAATCAATATTTCCCTGGCACCAATGAAAACGTAGAAGGTGCGTTTGTCATGATGGATCAGCATAACGGTGGCGTAATGGCTGTTATCGGGGGCCGAAACTATGTGACCAAGGGGATCAACCGGGTCAATATTAGAAGACAACCTGGTTCTACCTTTAAACCTCTGGCTGTCTATGCTCCAGCATTAGAAGAAGGCAAATATGAGCCGTACAGCCTTCTGAAAGATGAGTTGCTATCCTATAAAGATGGACAGGAAGTTTATAAACCAAGAAACTACCATCATCAATATAAAAATGAAGTTACCATGTATGAAGCTATTAAAGATTCTTTGAATGCTCCAGCTGTTTGGGCATTAAATGAATTAGGAATCAAAAAAAGCAAAAGCTATCTGGAAAAATTAGACCTTGCTATACCTGATAACGGGCTGGCTATTGCACTTGGAGGGTTGAAAGAAGGGGTTACCCCTTTAGAGCTAACAAAAGCTTATCGATCCTTTGGCAATAACGGGAAGATTGTGGAACCTTATTTTATTCAGGAAATCAGGACAAGAAAAGGCGAAGTTATCGCCAAGGCCAAGAAAGCCGAAAAGAAAGTATTCAGTCCTCAAACAGCGTGGAATATGACACGTATGCTTGAAGGAGTGGTTCAGGACGGTTCGGCACAAGCAGGAGAGCTTCAAGGGGAGCTTGCCGGCAAGACTGGCACTACAAACTATCCCGGGGTAGATAATGCCATCAAGGATACTTGGTTTGTCGGATACACTCAAGATGTGATCGGAACCGTGTGGATGGGCTATGATACCACCACTCCAGAGCAGCATCTAACAGCAGGAGGGGCTTATCCTACAAGATTGTTGAAAGATATATTACGAGATGCCGGGCTTGATAATGGAGCGTTTTCCGTTCCTGTCGGAGTAACGGACTTGGAGAACCCAATCACTATGCCGGAAAGCATCCAACTGAAGGGGTCGATGACATTTCATCCTTTGAGCTTGTTTACGGTCGACTTGGAATGGAGTGAAGCGGAAGATGACCGGATAGTCTATAGGATCTATTCCGTTTCCGGTGACAAAGAGAGCCTGATTGGAGAAGTATCAGGAGACCATCAATACTCCGTTAAGAATATCAACATATTTAACGTGCCGGAATATTACGTCATTCCATACAACACCCAAACCAAAAAAGAAGGAAACCCATCCAAAACCCTAAAACCGACCTTTAGATAA
- the hemE gene encoding uroporphyrinogen decarboxylase, translated as MSQTTFNDTFLRACRGEKTEHVPLWYMRQAGRSQPEYRKIKEKYSLFEITHQPELCAYVTKLPVDQYNVDAAILYKDIMSPLPAIGVDVEIKSGIGPVIDNPIRSMQDVEKLGEIHPEQDVPYVLDTIKLLTKEQLNVPLIGFAGAPFTLASYMIEGGPSKNYNKTKAFMYAEPKAWFALMDKLADMTITYVRSQIHAGAKAIQIFDSWVGALNVEDYRYFIKPVMNRIFSSLKEENVPLIMFGVGASHLANEWHDLPLDVVGLDWRLPISEARERGITKPVQGNLDPAILLAPWEVIEEKAKAILDQGMQQPGYIFNLGHGVFPQVNPDTLKRLATFVHDYSSNK; from the coding sequence TTGAGTCAAACAACATTTAACGATACATTTTTACGAGCATGTAGAGGAGAGAAGACAGAACATGTCCCATTATGGTATATGAGACAGGCTGGACGTTCTCAACCGGAATACAGAAAAATTAAAGAAAAGTATTCTCTATTTGAAATTACCCATCAACCTGAGCTCTGTGCATATGTGACAAAGCTTCCTGTTGATCAGTATAACGTGGATGCAGCCATTCTTTATAAGGACATCATGAGTCCCCTTCCTGCAATTGGTGTAGATGTGGAGATAAAATCCGGAATTGGACCTGTCATAGATAACCCGATCCGTTCTATGCAAGATGTTGAAAAGCTAGGGGAAATTCACCCTGAACAGGACGTTCCATATGTACTGGATACAATCAAACTATTAACAAAAGAACAATTGAATGTTCCGTTAATCGGTTTTGCAGGGGCACCTTTTACACTTGCTTCCTACATGATCGAAGGCGGCCCATCTAAAAACTATAATAAAACAAAAGCATTCATGTATGCAGAACCGAAAGCTTGGTTTGCATTAATGGATAAACTAGCTGATATGACCATCACTTATGTGCGCTCTCAAATCCATGCCGGTGCAAAAGCAATTCAAATTTTTGATAGCTGGGTAGGAGCATTGAATGTAGAAGACTACCGTTATTTCATTAAACCGGTAATGAATCGCATCTTCTCTTCTTTAAAAGAAGAAAATGTACCTTTGATTATGTTTGGTGTTGGTGCAAGCCACTTAGCAAACGAATGGCACGACCTTCCGCTTGACGTTGTCGGCCTTGACTGGCGCTTGCCAATCTCAGAAGCAAGAGAACGTGGAATCACAAAACCTGTTCAAGGTAACTTAGATCCTGCTATTCTTTTAGCACCATGGGAAGTTATCGAAGAGAAAGCAAAAGCAATACTTGACCAAGGAATGCAACAACCGGGCTACATCTTCAACCTTGGCCACGGAGTATTCCCGCAAGTAAACCCAGACACACTAAAACGTTTAGCAACATTCGTACATGACTATTCTTCTAATAAATAG
- a CDS encoding ATP-binding protein produces the protein MNVQVGATLARYATNIKEAWINERRLNLEQTHIIHQKNKLMLVVFVTLLILDLLTNLFIFPEILPAILLTAGLGCALVAFFVLRPKLAKVGMYVIVCTSFIPFWVVAYLDKDVINFYFLSMPLIMSSLYNRILPILIASFLTCITLSFFYIDYSKIVFSNHLKVDVLYFILFSIFVTIFLLFSSRLTGSLLERAEKKEKQTSLELLSTKEYLEAYFNNTTDSIGVYDLNGTILKVNASFEKMFKVDGKDILGMETSFLSFTSANSLRVFLSKLKKQKQLSFELLTATKEGNHVDLNITVTPVKNSEGVIIALVFLMKDITDKKRTEEALMQSEKLSVIGELAAGVAHEIRNPVTVLKGFVHLLSQESREKEFFTIMDKELERINQITNEFMALAKPQAIKIKRQNLKELIQEVCVFLESEAFIHQVVIEVVHFEDYIWLECEPNQIKQVLINLIKNGMEAMPDGGKITIHTQVVDGCVNLVIKDEGYGIPEEVINKVGQPFFTTKEQGTGLGLMVSMKIIENHGGQLTIQSEEKIGSTVEILLPHLEVGE, from the coding sequence ATGAATGTACAAGTAGGAGCAACATTAGCACGATATGCAACAAACATTAAAGAAGCCTGGATAAATGAAAGAAGGTTAAACCTTGAGCAGACACATATCATTCATCAGAAAAACAAGCTGATGCTGGTCGTCTTTGTTACACTGCTCATCCTAGACCTTTTAACAAACCTTTTTATTTTCCCGGAGATACTTCCAGCCATCTTGCTTACTGCAGGCTTGGGATGTGCCCTGGTAGCTTTCTTTGTTCTGCGTCCTAAGCTTGCCAAGGTAGGGATGTATGTCATTGTATGTACATCTTTTATTCCCTTTTGGGTGGTTGCCTATCTCGATAAAGACGTGATCAATTTTTATTTTTTATCAATGCCTTTAATTATGTCTTCTTTATATAATCGTATTTTGCCCATATTAATTGCTAGTTTCTTGACCTGTATTACTCTGTCATTTTTTTATATCGACTATAGCAAAATTGTATTTTCCAATCATTTAAAAGTGGATGTATTATATTTCATTCTGTTTTCCATTTTCGTCACGATCTTCCTCCTCTTTTCAAGCAGGCTCACAGGAAGCCTTTTAGAAAGGGCAGAGAAAAAAGAGAAGCAAACCTCTCTAGAACTTTTGTCTACGAAAGAATATCTAGAAGCTTACTTCAATAATACGACGGACTCGATTGGAGTATATGACCTTAACGGTACAATATTAAAGGTAAATGCTTCTTTTGAAAAAATGTTTAAGGTGGATGGAAAAGACATCCTTGGTATGGAAACAAGCTTTCTTTCCTTCACATCTGCAAATTCATTACGGGTTTTTCTCAGTAAGTTAAAAAAGCAAAAGCAACTTTCCTTTGAATTACTAACGGCTACAAAGGAAGGAAATCATGTAGACCTCAACATCACGGTTACTCCTGTAAAGAACAGCGAGGGAGTCATCATAGCGCTTGTGTTTCTCATGAAGGATATTACCGACAAAAAGAGAACGGAAGAGGCACTCATGCAGTCAGAAAAGCTTTCTGTCATAGGAGAGCTTGCAGCGGGAGTAGCCCATGAAATCAGAAATCCAGTCACCGTCTTAAAAGGATTCGTTCATCTTCTTTCACAGGAAAGTAGAGAGAAAGAATTCTTCACCATCATGGATAAGGAATTAGAACGAATCAATCAAATTACAAATGAATTTATGGCGCTTGCAAAACCACAAGCTATCAAAATTAAAAGGCAGAATTTAAAAGAGCTCATACAAGAGGTCTGTGTCTTTCTTGAAAGTGAAGCTTTTATCCATCAAGTTGTCATAGAGGTTGTTCACTTTGAAGATTACATATGGTTGGAATGTGAACCAAACCAAATCAAGCAAGTGCTAATTAACTTAATAAAAAATGGCATGGAAGCAATGCCAGACGGCGGGAAGATAACCATTCATACTCAAGTGGTGGACGGTTGTGTGAACCTTGTGATAAAGGACGAAGGGTATGGAATTCCAGAAGAGGTGATCAATAAGGTGGGACAACCTTTCTTTACAACGAAAGAACAGGGCACAGGTCTCGGTCTCATGGTTTCCATGAAGATTATTGAAAACCACGGTGGTCAGTTAACGATACAGAGTGAGGAGAAGATAGGATCGACAGTGGAGATCTTGCTACCACATTTGGAGGTGGGGGAATAA
- a CDS encoding antibiotic biosynthesis monooxygenase family protein — MNFYMTFGTTDYLTDLRNNLENGESLLMFGEDNAVLMHETLEQSSFKSGKNFEVLDSNGDLSQGKFAVLNNIPVTDEGRPVFEYRFSQRAGLIEKEPGFAAIRVLRPVDSDTYVILTLWEDVKYFKQWQESKAYDKAHEKRGTSEGVDQKQQIFPRPSYVTTYYAEKTEQD, encoded by the coding sequence ATGAATTTTTATATGACATTCGGTACCACCGATTATTTAACCGATCTAAGAAACAATTTGGAAAATGGAGAAAGTCTGTTGATGTTTGGGGAGGATAATGCGGTTCTTATGCACGAAACGCTTGAGCAGTCCAGCTTCAAATCAGGGAAGAATTTTGAAGTACTTGATTCCAATGGGGATCTGTCACAAGGGAAGTTTGCCGTTTTGAATAACATTCCAGTAACAGATGAAGGTCGTCCTGTTTTTGAATATCGTTTCAGCCAAAGAGCAGGATTGATTGAAAAGGAACCTGGATTTGCAGCAATCCGCGTACTTAGGCCAGTAGATTCTGATACTTATGTTATTTTAACGTTATGGGAAGACGTGAAATACTTCAAGCAATGGCAAGAATCCAAAGCTTACGATAAAGCACATGAAAAGCGCGGCACTTCAGAAGGCGTCGATCAGAAACAACAGATTTTCCCCCGCCCTTCCTATGTAACAACTTACTATGCAGAGAAAACGGAACAGGACTAA